A window of Christiangramia forsetii KT0803 contains these coding sequences:
- a CDS encoding transposase, with the protein MYKNDRVTRRYSEPFKLKILSELSTGKYSKYELGKLYGIACSTINEWIRKYERKDLMNTRVMIETKDEITRIKALQKEIEQLKKLLLKKDMDQLVDDAYLEVAAQKLGYKSVLELKKKLNIKP; encoded by the coding sequence ATGTATAAAAATGACAGAGTAACAAGACGGTACAGCGAACCATTCAAATTAAAAATTTTATCAGAACTTAGTACTGGAAAATATTCTAAGTATGAATTAGGTAAACTCTACGGGATTGCCTGTTCCACCATTAATGAATGGATCAGGAAGTATGAGCGTAAAGACCTTATGAACACAAGGGTTATGATAGAAACAAAAGATGAAATAACACGGATCAAAGCACTCCAAAAAGAAATTGAGCAGCTTAAAAAATTGCTCCTTAAAAAGGATATGGATCAACTGGTCGATGATGCATACTTGGAAGTAGCTGCCCAAAAACTAGGCTATAAAAGTGTCTTGGAACTTAAAAAAAAACTAAATATCAAGCCTTAA
- a CDS encoding RagB/SusD family nutrient uptake outer membrane protein: MKSYKIITKIILALAIGFNISCEELVSIDEPTDKLVRSQVFNSEQTIISAMTGIYNELYQSSFSNGSRNSITVLSGLSSDNIRNINTSNLERMEFEEHQINPENSYNLELWTSAYNMIYMTNSFLEGLESAENIDGELLLQLEGEARFVRAFTYFNLVNLFGSVPLILTTDYEENALTEKSNIETVYQQVIEDLELSAEILQSSYRTGERTTVNKSAAKALLARVYLYLEDWQTAERFSTEVINESSTYKILDSLNTVFLANSDEAIWQISPIGGGGIATNTNDGSIFVIDPFFSFFASIQLRDDFVQTFQQGDKRLEDWIGFNQSKNAYFAHKYKITASSEFPIVEYSMVLRLAEQYLIRAEARTKQGNLSEALNDLNIIRSRANLEDFQMLQPSITEEGLLNEIFLQRRKELFTEWGHRWLDLKRSERIQNIFGTSQNWEPTDIFYPIPSQELIKNPNLTQNDGY; this comes from the coding sequence ATGAAATCTTATAAAATAATTACAAAAATAATCTTGGCTCTGGCTATAGGATTTAATATTTCCTGTGAAGAGCTGGTATCTATAGATGAGCCGACGGATAAACTTGTCCGAAGTCAGGTTTTCAATAGTGAGCAAACGATAATAAGCGCAATGACGGGTATTTATAATGAGCTGTATCAATCCTCTTTTTCCAATGGCTCGCGAAACAGTATCACAGTACTGTCAGGCTTATCCTCTGATAATATTAGGAACATAAATACTTCCAATTTGGAACGGATGGAATTCGAAGAACACCAAATCAATCCTGAGAATTCCTACAATCTGGAGTTATGGACAAGCGCATATAATATGATCTATATGACCAATTCATTTCTAGAAGGACTGGAAAGCGCAGAAAATATAGATGGAGAATTACTTTTACAACTAGAAGGAGAAGCACGTTTTGTAAGAGCTTTTACCTATTTCAACCTAGTAAACCTATTTGGATCAGTGCCTCTAATTCTCACTACCGACTATGAGGAAAATGCACTTACCGAAAAATCAAATATTGAAACCGTATACCAACAGGTAATTGAAGATCTTGAATTATCTGCTGAAATTTTACAATCTTCATATCGTACTGGTGAACGAACGACTGTCAATAAATCTGCGGCTAAAGCACTTTTGGCAAGGGTTTATTTATATCTGGAAGACTGGCAAACGGCAGAAAGGTTTAGTACTGAGGTCATCAATGAATCTTCCACCTATAAAATACTGGATAGTCTTAATACAGTTTTCCTGGCTAATAGCGACGAAGCAATATGGCAGATCTCTCCCATAGGGGGCGGAGGTATTGCAACTAATACCAATGATGGAAGTATATTCGTTATTGATCCTTTCTTTTCATTTTTTGCCAGTATCCAACTCAGGGATGATTTCGTACAAACTTTTCAGCAAGGAGATAAACGCCTTGAAGACTGGATTGGTTTTAATCAATCAAAGAACGCCTATTTCGCTCATAAATATAAAATAACAGCAAGTTCCGAATTTCCAATTGTTGAGTATTCGATGGTTTTACGCTTAGCAGAACAATATTTAATAAGAGCTGAAGCGAGAACCAAACAGGGAAATCTATCAGAAGCCTTAAATGATTTAAATATAATTCGTTCGCGAGCTAACTTGGAAGATTTTCAAATGCTACAACCCAGTATCACTGAGGAGGGGTTACTTAACGAAATATTCTTGCAAAGAAGGAAAGAACTATTTACAGAATGGGGCCACCGATGGCTAGACCTTAAAAGAAGCGAAAGAATCCAAAACATTTTTGGAACCAGCCAGAACTGGGAGCCTACTGATATTTTTTATCCAATCCCATCACAGGAGCTTATTAAAAACCCAAATTTAACTCAGAATGATGGATATTAA
- a CDS encoding M16 family metallopeptidase, which produces MMDINKFKYLLIFGLLSFNIYNVDAQTFLHDLSDNPIPLDTTVRYGKLKNGFTYYIKKSQHQDKEVYMKLAVKAGSFFEKRSQEGYAHLLEHVVLFNRNPKDFEAMIESVGMNSRGQTGQIVTKYQIIIPDANKEKLGLGMDALKSWSSQLKFDSHQVGIQRGAVLGEMRSKDPYRDWLNKRYRKIMLQNANLPMYSEERIAKNITRFNMDLLKEFYKDWYRPDMQAAIIVGDIDPDSIQALVEKNFSGIKKLDGDKNYENILKRFHIQLEGENQYDSFQDSIDDGSRLIMFTKEKNHDYNKISERDFHQSFLQKIVNHITLKRSQNIQTQYYPPFSNYTNTHTVSNSYYNQILVSSLQVNLNENPEEIDKKISSALTAFKSLFSKITEQEIKDARSVLESEFIQTYEKNFGLAEAYLDNFIRGSAAPSPTRQAKLQNILTNIKVNEVQHFANQKANLLKDKDFVFINMPKGYLTGRKKIIDIIRSISDKPISFNPPILKMDLADSIDLKYVNSTTNKPSTNLIGVTRVKLNNGIDVWLKPTKPRSDEFKNQIEVLGFQPLNTGKKKNDVIPKIVAHSYASYAGTAEFNKFQVDHYLQKRNMKLQFRTEDNDFLIEGKFQKENLDDFFKLLFLKIQEPDKDTAAFSFWKRKEKSKNAVRGSSDFFRSEIEKIWHPNYPFNEQEILDTLSRDLILREYINHFSDFKNYSFILTGDFNSETLLKQISKYLETLPVSGNEDNPQQVSKKFSIRKRNDTIRLKNLDQALAEIYYPIKVPVDIKTQAILEVIKHALNERVFKRLRIGSYSPGASGFWIDKKNGIYTFLIDFDSELGYEQNMLGYAEDEFLKLRETGVDQEWLDTKIKLQINKHQQVINSFGYFNFWPEYLKESIKNKEDPEDWILQYPSLLQNFISLEEVNEAIRNYLSVTNQQTFLVLPEEKIY; this is translated from the coding sequence ATGATGGATATTAATAAATTTAAATATCTGCTAATCTTCGGATTACTTTCATTCAATATTTATAATGTTGACGCCCAAACATTTTTGCATGATTTATCTGATAATCCTATTCCATTAGACACTACCGTTAGGTATGGAAAACTGAAAAATGGCTTCACTTATTATATAAAGAAAAGCCAGCATCAAGATAAAGAGGTTTATATGAAGCTTGCCGTAAAGGCAGGATCTTTTTTCGAGAAACGATCTCAGGAAGGTTACGCCCATCTGCTTGAACATGTGGTTTTATTCAACAGGAATCCAAAAGATTTCGAAGCTATGATAGAAAGTGTCGGCATGAATTCTCGAGGCCAAACAGGACAAATTGTAACGAAATATCAGATAATAATTCCCGATGCTAATAAGGAAAAATTAGGATTGGGAATGGATGCCCTAAAATCCTGGAGCAGCCAATTAAAGTTTGACTCGCACCAGGTTGGAATACAACGCGGTGCGGTTCTAGGTGAAATGAGAAGCAAAGATCCGTATAGGGATTGGTTGAATAAAAGATATAGAAAAATCATGTTGCAGAATGCTAATCTTCCTATGTATTCTGAAGAAAGAATAGCAAAGAATATTACCCGTTTTAATATGGACTTATTAAAAGAGTTCTATAAAGATTGGTATCGGCCAGATATGCAAGCCGCGATTATCGTTGGAGATATTGATCCAGACAGTATTCAGGCTCTGGTTGAGAAAAATTTCTCTGGAATAAAGAAACTGGATGGAGACAAGAATTATGAGAATATTCTAAAAAGATTTCATATTCAGCTGGAAGGTGAAAACCAATATGATTCATTTCAGGACAGTATTGATGACGGGAGCAGGCTAATTATGTTTACTAAAGAGAAAAATCATGACTACAACAAAATATCAGAAAGGGATTTTCACCAATCGTTTTTGCAAAAAATTGTCAATCATATAACGCTAAAGCGGTCACAGAATATTCAAACCCAGTATTATCCTCCATTCTCAAATTATACGAATACACATACGGTTTCTAACTCTTATTATAATCAAATATTGGTATCTTCCCTACAGGTGAATTTAAATGAGAATCCTGAGGAAATAGATAAAAAGATAAGTTCTGCCCTAACTGCATTTAAATCATTATTTTCAAAGATAACAGAACAGGAAATAAAGGATGCCAGGAGCGTCTTAGAATCAGAATTTATTCAGACGTACGAAAAGAACTTTGGCTTGGCTGAGGCTTACCTTGATAATTTTATTAGAGGATCGGCGGCACCTTCTCCTACTAGACAAGCAAAACTTCAAAATATTTTAACCAATATAAAAGTAAATGAGGTACAGCATTTTGCTAACCAGAAGGCCAATCTCCTCAAAGACAAAGACTTTGTTTTTATAAATATGCCAAAAGGATATTTAACGGGTAGGAAGAAGATAATTGATATAATCCGAAGCATTTCCGATAAGCCAATCTCTTTCAATCCCCCAATATTAAAAATGGATCTGGCAGATAGTATTGACCTTAAATATGTGAATAGTACTACAAATAAACCATCAACAAATCTAATTGGGGTAACCCGGGTAAAGCTAAACAATGGTATTGATGTTTGGCTAAAACCAACCAAACCAAGATCAGATGAATTTAAAAACCAAATTGAAGTTTTGGGTTTTCAACCACTAAACACAGGTAAAAAGAAAAATGATGTAATACCGAAAATAGTGGCTCATTCCTATGCCTCTTACGCCGGGACCGCAGAATTTAATAAGTTTCAGGTGGATCATTATTTACAAAAACGTAATATGAAACTTCAATTTCGGACTGAAGACAATGATTTTCTTATAGAAGGAAAATTTCAAAAAGAGAATTTAGATGATTTTTTTAAATTATTGTTTTTAAAAATACAGGAACCTGATAAGGATACGGCTGCTTTTTCTTTCTGGAAAAGGAAAGAAAAATCTAAAAATGCAGTTAGAGGAAGTTCAGATTTTTTTCGAAGTGAAATTGAAAAAATTTGGCACCCTAATTACCCCTTCAATGAACAAGAAATTTTAGATACTTTAAGCAGAGATCTTATACTTCGTGAATATATAAATCACTTTTCCGATTTTAAGAATTATTCTTTCATCCTAACGGGAGACTTTAATTCTGAAACTTTGCTTAAGCAAATAAGTAAGTATCTTGAGACATTACCAGTTTCCGGAAATGAAGATAATCCACAGCAGGTTTCTAAAAAGTTCAGTATAAGAAAGAGGAATGATACGATTAGATTAAAAAACCTGGATCAGGCTTTGGCAGAAATTTATTATCCAATAAAGGTTCCGGTAGATATTAAAACACAAGCTATTTTGGAAGTTATTAAGCACGCTCTTAATGAGAGGGTTTTTAAAAGATTGAGAATAGGTTCTTATTCTCCCGGAGCAAGCGGATTCTGGATAGACAAGAAGAATGGGATATATACGTTTCTAATAGATTTTGATAGCGAATTGGGGTACGAACAAAATATGCTTGGATATGCGGAGGATGAATTTTTAAAATTACGGGAAACCGGAGTAGACCAAGAATGGTTAGATACCAAAATAAAATTACAAATAAATAAGCATCAACAGGTAATCAATAGTTTTGGATATTTCAATTTTTGGCCTGAGTACCTGAAAGAATCGATTAAAAACAAAGAAGATCCGGAAGACTGGATATTGCAGTATCCTTCTCTTTTACAAAATTTCATATCCTTGGAGGAGGTTAATGAGGCTATTAGAAATTACCTCAGTGTAACGAATCAACAAACATTTTTGGTTCTTCCTGAGGAAAAGATTTATTAG
- a CDS encoding helix-turn-helix domain-containing protein — translation MQNFSVKISRLDYEIINRVRKLREKKGISQRELSELMNLSKSFVGKVEALGQPDKYSIRHLALIAKALKLKSLYQLLPKFIPKEDIIEIKYQKIPKKNKDGNESKQLEERIIKIHSI, via the coding sequence ATGCAAAATTTTTCAGTTAAAATATCCAGACTTGACTACGAGATAATAAATCGGGTTCGAAAATTACGTGAGAAAAAGGGTATTTCTCAACGTGAGTTAAGTGAACTTATGAATTTAAGTAAAAGCTTTGTGGGAAAAGTTGAGGCTTTAGGACAACCCGACAAATACAGTATAAGACATTTAGCTTTAATTGCAAAAGCCTTAAAACTGAAATCTTTATACCAACTTTTGCCAAAGTTCATTCCAAAAGAAGATATTATTGAGATAAAATATCAAAAAATCCCAAAGAAAAATAAGGATGGGAATGAAAGTAAGCAATTAGAAGAAAGAATAATAAAAATACACTCTATCTGA
- a CDS encoding SusC/RagA family TonB-linked outer membrane protein — translation MKNFYKRSMLIIMFLLAIALLVLLAMGEAKAATPSSPTYFYQQEITGKVSGPEGEPLEGVTVFIKNKRFGEVTTSEGTYAIKANPEDTLIFSFIGFKSREIAVGNQSSINVVLKEDIASLNEVLINAGYYTVKRRERTGNISRVTAEEIENQPVVSPLQALQGRMAGVEITSGGINPGTASSIRIRGRNSLRDEGNFPLYIIDGVPISSVPTESNSLVGSAGIDPLNNLNPNNIKSIEVLKDADATAIYGSRGANGVVLITTKTGKKTGTNLEARFYTGVSTVPRRLDLLNTAEYLEVRRQAFQNDEAEPTENNAYDLILWDQERNTDWQDFLFGGQAKTTSANLYFTGGSDLTSFRMGGSYFKQGTVYPTDYNYHKITGNFSLNHYSDNRKFKLGASINYGLDKNELAGNISLGPSVYLLPPNAPTIFNPDGSLNWEDWSNAGIDNPLEGYFNFSDIQTKSLIANINLSYEVLKGLHLKTSLGFTNYLTDESRKLPSRSYNPAENTINRSADLATQRNSWIIEPQLNYTTNLGKLETNFILGGTLQTENFTRQSLEGIGYASEALIGNLAAAESIVNAQTSNTEYRYAALFSRLGLNWDAKYYLNLTGRRDGSSRFGPNNRFANFGAIGTAWIFSEESFVQGFLPFLSFGKLRGSYGTTGNDQIGDYGYLDAYEATRGPGGLYPTSLANPDYSWEVNKKLEAGLELGFLDDRLNLGLSWYRNRSSNQLVGYPLPVTTGFGVVQANLPATVENRGFEIELTSYNINSDSFSWNTSFNLSIPKNELIRYPDIDQSSYANVYKVGYPLNITFNYNYTGLDPESGLYTFQDVNEDGRLNIEDKTLLEDRNRTFYGGLRNDFTYKGLNLQFLLEFVKQPGRLSFLNAGRPRNILTSYLNNSNYQRPTQSNEGSLAYSNAINSSVFNQDASFIRLKTISASYNLKNLASKLKLEQFQLFLNGQNLFTLTSYEGLDPESPFGGASINNLRTISGGLQLNF, via the coding sequence ATGAAAAATTTTTACAAGAGGAGCATGCTTATTATCATGTTTCTACTAGCCATCGCCCTATTGGTGCTTTTGGCGATGGGTGAGGCTAAGGCTGCAACACCCTCCTCTCCTACTTACTTTTATCAACAGGAAATTACTGGAAAGGTGTCTGGACCTGAAGGCGAGCCATTAGAAGGAGTAACCGTTTTTATTAAAAATAAACGTTTTGGTGAGGTTACCACATCAGAAGGAACTTATGCGATAAAGGCAAACCCTGAGGATACACTTATATTTTCATTTATAGGTTTTAAATCTCGTGAGATTGCCGTGGGTAATCAATCTAGCATAAATGTTGTTTTAAAAGAAGATATCGCCTCTTTGAATGAAGTTCTTATCAATGCCGGGTACTATACCGTAAAACGCCGAGAACGTACAGGTAATATCTCAAGGGTTACGGCTGAGGAAATAGAGAATCAACCTGTAGTAAGTCCTCTTCAGGCTTTACAGGGTAGGATGGCCGGAGTCGAAATTACTTCCGGGGGTATAAATCCTGGTACTGCCTCAAGTATAAGGATAAGAGGCAGGAATAGCTTGCGAGATGAAGGAAATTTTCCTTTATATATTATAGACGGTGTACCTATTAGTTCAGTACCAACAGAAAGCAATTCATTGGTAGGTTCTGCCGGGATAGATCCTTTAAATAATCTGAATCCTAACAATATCAAAAGCATTGAAGTATTAAAAGATGCTGACGCTACGGCAATTTATGGTTCCAGGGGTGCAAATGGTGTAGTACTTATTACTACTAAAACAGGTAAAAAAACGGGTACAAACTTAGAGGCAAGGTTTTATACCGGAGTTTCAACTGTTCCCCGCAGACTTGATCTTTTAAATACCGCTGAATATTTAGAAGTAAGGAGACAGGCATTCCAGAACGATGAGGCAGAGCCTACTGAAAATAATGCCTATGACCTAATTTTATGGGATCAAGAGAGAAATACTGACTGGCAGGACTTCCTATTCGGCGGGCAGGCAAAAACCACCAGTGCCAATCTTTATTTTACGGGCGGAAGTGACCTTACTTCTTTTAGAATGGGCGGTTCCTATTTTAAGCAGGGTACTGTTTATCCTACTGATTACAATTATCACAAAATTACCGGTAATTTTAGTTTGAATCATTATTCAGATAATAGAAAGTTTAAATTAGGAGCTTCCATAAACTATGGTCTGGATAAAAATGAACTTGCAGGTAACATAAGCCTGGGACCATCTGTTTATCTACTACCCCCAAACGCGCCCACTATATTTAATCCTGATGGTTCATTGAATTGGGAAGACTGGAGTAATGCAGGTATTGACAATCCTTTAGAAGGATATTTCAATTTCAGTGATATCCAAACCAAAAGTTTGATAGCCAATATTAATCTTTCCTATGAAGTTTTAAAGGGTCTTCATCTTAAAACCAGTTTGGGTTTTACCAACTATCTCACTGACGAATCTCGAAAGTTACCTTCAAGATCCTATAACCCTGCAGAAAATACAATAAACAGATCTGCCGACCTTGCCACACAGAGAAACTCCTGGATTATTGAGCCTCAACTTAATTACACCACAAATCTGGGAAAACTTGAAACCAATTTTATACTTGGTGGGACACTACAGACAGAAAACTTCACCAGACAGAGTCTGGAGGGTATTGGTTATGCTTCAGAAGCTCTAATAGGTAATCTCGCTGCTGCCGAGAGTATCGTTAACGCACAGACTTCAAATACCGAATACCGTTATGCTGCTTTATTTTCCAGACTTGGTTTAAACTGGGATGCTAAGTATTATCTCAATCTTACCGGTAGAAGAGATGGCTCAAGTCGCTTTGGTCCCAATAATCGTTTCGCAAATTTTGGAGCTATAGGGACAGCGTGGATATTTTCTGAAGAAAGCTTTGTACAGGGTTTCCTCCCCTTTTTATCTTTTGGAAAATTAAGAGGGAGCTACGGTACTACCGGGAATGATCAAATTGGAGATTACGGATATTTAGATGCCTATGAAGCTACCCGTGGGCCCGGAGGTTTATACCCAACCTCTCTGGCTAATCCGGATTATTCCTGGGAAGTAAATAAAAAGCTGGAAGCAGGACTTGAACTAGGTTTTTTGGATGATCGTTTAAATCTTGGATTGAGTTGGTATCGCAATCGTTCTTCCAATCAGCTTGTTGGCTATCCCCTTCCTGTCACTACAGGATTCGGAGTTGTTCAGGCAAATCTCCCGGCCACAGTTGAAAATAGAGGCTTTGAAATAGAGTTGACTTCCTACAACATCAATTCAGATAGTTTTAGTTGGAATACTTCCTTCAACCTTAGTATTCCTAAAAATGAGTTGATTCGTTATCCTGATATAGATCAGTCTTCCTACGCCAATGTTTATAAAGTGGGCTACCCTTTAAATATCACTTTTAATTATAATTATACAGGGCTTGATCCTGAAAGTGGTTTATATACATTTCAGGACGTAAATGAAGATGGAAGATTAAATATAGAAGACAAAACGCTTCTCGAAGACCGTAATAGAACATTCTATGGAGGACTTAGAAATGATTTTACTTATAAAGGTTTAAACCTACAATTTTTACTGGAATTTGTAAAACAACCTGGAAGGCTATCCTTCTTAAACGCAGGAAGACCTAGAAATATTCTTACATCTTATTTGAATAACAGTAATTACCAAAGGCCCACTCAATCTAACGAAGGTAGCCTGGCTTATAGCAATGCTATTAATAGTTCTGTTTTTAATCAGGATGCTTCATTTATACGTCTAAAAACAATCTCAGCTTCTTATAATCTGAAAAATTTGGCTAGTAAACTGAAATTAGAACAGTTCCAACTTTTTCTAAATGGTCAGAATCTTTTTACCCTAACCTCTTATGAAGGTTTAGACCCGGAGTCTCCGTTTGGAGGTGCTTCTATAAATAATCTTAGGACAATCTCAGGAGGATTACAGTTAAATTTTTAA
- a CDS encoding IS3 family transposase, whose product MAKKKAKGFASLTKICDCFDLKRDAYYKYKDRADKRKEIEQRIVAIVRKRRKSLPREGVRKLMKSLSQDFENQQVKVGRDTLFNVLREHKMLTLRKKYSARTTNSYHRFYKYNNIIKDLKVTRPNQVWVSDITYIRTVKGFCYLALITDMHSRKIVGYDLSDSLELKGCVRALNKAIYQAKNIKGLIHHSDRGIQYCSNVYTQILKRKKIGISMTEENHCYENAMAERVNGILKDEFYLDQVFTNKEHAKRAAKNAIKLYNEIRLHLSLDYQTPNMVYKLTA is encoded by the coding sequence ATAGCAAAGAAAAAAGCTAAGGGATTTGCTTCGTTAACCAAGATCTGTGATTGTTTTGATCTAAAGCGAGATGCTTACTATAAGTACAAAGACAGAGCTGATAAACGAAAAGAGATCGAACAACGTATAGTTGCTATCGTTAGGAAAAGACGCAAATCCCTTCCGCGAGAAGGTGTACGCAAACTTATGAAATCCTTAAGCCAGGACTTTGAAAATCAGCAAGTAAAAGTGGGTCGAGATACATTGTTTAATGTACTTAGAGAACATAAAATGTTGACATTGAGAAAGAAGTACAGTGCAAGGACAACCAATTCGTATCACAGGTTTTATAAGTACAATAACATTATAAAAGATTTAAAAGTGACTAGGCCTAATCAAGTATGGGTATCGGATATAACGTATATCAGAACTGTAAAAGGGTTTTGTTATCTAGCACTCATTACAGATATGCATTCAAGAAAAATTGTAGGTTATGACCTTAGTGATAGCTTGGAACTTAAAGGATGTGTGAGAGCCCTTAACAAGGCGATTTATCAAGCCAAAAACATCAAGGGGCTCATACACCATTCAGACAGAGGAATACAGTATTGCAGCAATGTGTATACGCAAATCCTTAAAAGAAAAAAGATAGGCATTAGTATGACTGAAGAAAACCATTGCTACGAAAACGCTATGGCTGAACGTGTAAACGGGATCCTAAAAGATGAATTCTATCTCGATCAGGTCTTCACAAACAAGGAACATGCGAAAAGAGCAGCAAAAAATGCCATTAAATTATATAATGAAATAAGATTACATTTATCTTTAGACTATCAAACACCTAATATGGTATATAAATTAACAGCGTAA
- a CDS encoding cupin domain-containing protein — translation MKTASLTNNLEYNEKHPVINVLLDTHTGKEIRIVFKKGQVMKKHHTPFPIVVEIFEGSIDFGVNGEVYTVNKGDLLALEANVSHDLTALIDSIVRLSLNKADTAKRVEDVAKSSS, via the coding sequence ATGAAAACAGCATCTTTAACAAACAATCTTGAATATAATGAAAAACATCCTGTTATCAACGTATTACTGGATACCCACACCGGTAAAGAAATAAGGATTGTCTTTAAAAAAGGTCAGGTCATGAAAAAGCACCATACGCCGTTTCCCATAGTGGTGGAAATATTTGAAGGCAGCATTGATTTTGGTGTTAACGGGGAAGTTTATACTGTAAATAAAGGTGATTTACTCGCTTTAGAAGCCAATGTGTCTCACGATCTTACGGCCTTAATAGATAGTATTGTAAGGTTAAGTCTAAATAAAGCTGATACCGCAAAGCGTGTAGAAGATGTTGCGAAAAGTTCATCATAA